Proteins found in one bacterium genomic segment:
- a CDS encoding cytochrome c family protein yields MRDIRPRYILLLAMLAVLGVFASSQLVLANCDEDEPAEKGPEIVILDELENEYEPVPFDHLAHAQMAQMWHGCVTCHHYSPHPEDASSTATIVLSETPRQEESAQFPACSSCHEVGLDESEITMPGLKGAYHRQCLNCHKEWMHENACVICHEPKDSEVEPMQPTSGDIVGRMHPPIPEPGDVYYKTRFTPADGGNVLFRHQEHTTRYDIRCVDCHFEDNCSHCHGSEGDTTAQKPLKPGMTWDESHGPCMACHKDDRCQHCHFHDETDPPPMFSHEMTGQVLDEDHVEIACSECHMNLRCDEVPSCGGVACHNEKPIEYPTDLPGPVLTPTPSPTPLPPVRGTEEADGQPDAPAAEGGGL; encoded by the coding sequence ATGAGAGACATCAGACCACGTTACATTCTTCTGCTTGCCATGCTGGCAGTCCTGGGAGTGTTCGCTTCGTCGCAGCTTGTTCTTGCCAATTGCGATGAAGACGAACCGGCGGAGAAGGGTCCGGAGATCGTGATCCTGGACGAGTTGGAGAACGAATACGAGCCGGTTCCGTTCGACCACCTGGCGCACGCCCAGATGGCCCAGATGTGGCACGGATGCGTGACCTGCCATCACTACAGTCCGCACCCGGAGGACGCCTCCAGCACGGCAACAATAGTTCTTTCGGAAACGCCGCGGCAGGAAGAGTCCGCGCAATTCCCGGCCTGTAGTTCCTGCCATGAAGTCGGTCTGGATGAATCGGAAATCACTATGCCGGGCTTGAAGGGCGCCTATCACCGCCAGTGCCTGAATTGCCACAAGGAATGGATGCACGAGAACGCCTGCGTGATTTGCCACGAACCCAAGGATTCAGAAGTGGAGCCCATGCAACCGACGTCGGGAGACATCGTTGGCCGGATGCACCCGCCGATTCCCGAGCCTGGAGACGTGTACTACAAGACACGGTTCACGCCTGCAGATGGTGGAAACGTCCTGTTCCGCCACCAGGAACACACGACGCGATACGACATCCGGTGCGTCGATTGTCACTTTGAAGACAACTGCTCGCACTGTCACGGCTCGGAAGGCGATACAACAGCGCAAAAGCCCCTGAAGCCGGGCATGACATGGGATGAATCGCACGGACCCTGCATGGCCTGTCACAAGGATGATCGGTGTCAGCATTGCCACTTCCACGATGAGACCGATCCCCCACCGATGTTCAGTCACGAAATGACGGGGCAGGTACTCGACGAAGATCACGTGGAGATCGCGTGTTCGGAATGCCACATGAACTTGCGGTGCGATGAAGTGCCGTCTTGCGGTGGCGTTGCTTGCCACAATGAAAAGCCCATCGAGTATCCAACAGATCTGCCAGGGCCAGTCCTGACGCCGACTCCATCGCCGACGCCTCTGCCACCCGTGCGAGGAACCGAAGAAGCAGATGGACAGCCAGATGCGCCGGCTGCAGAGGGAGGCGGTCTATGA
- the hybB gene encoding Ni/Fe-hydrogenase cytochrome b subunit — translation MYLTKPRQGFAPLKKETLEALEKGPEPEAEPEAKATREDHPWEEWEHDHPPDHHLHAHEEEPAPVKGRFFTPGVMVLIALAATGLFFGLKRFIFGLESTTNLDHQYPWGLWIGVDVASGVALAAGGFTTAFLAHIIHRERYHAIVRPALLTAMLGYTFVCLGLQVDLGRYYNVWHPMFMWQGNSVLFEVGMCVMCYLTVLYLEFMPIACETFMAQDRFPRIKKLATFAYGKVNKIMFLLVIAGVVLSCLHQSSLGTLMVIAPSKLHPLWWTPLSPLLFLLSAIAVGFPMAIWESLLASKSFKLKPEMDVLGPLARLIPFTLGVYLIIKIGDMIWRGTYTYLGDGSVESICWIIEVGAGVILPIVMFAIPKVRRSPKLLFIPATLAVLGVLFNRVNVFVIGYNPPYTDKTYVPSIGEFAVTIGLIATLMLVYRVIVTFFPVISQPKAKVAA, via the coding sequence ATGTACCTGACGAAGCCGCGCCAAGGATTTGCGCCACTGAAGAAGGAGACCCTGGAGGCACTGGAGAAGGGACCCGAGCCGGAAGCGGAGCCCGAGGCCAAGGCAACCAGGGAAGATCATCCGTGGGAGGAATGGGAGCACGATCACCCGCCGGATCATCACTTACATGCGCACGAAGAAGAACCGGCCCCGGTGAAGGGGAGATTCTTCACGCCTGGCGTCATGGTGTTGATCGCACTCGCTGCCACGGGTCTGTTCTTTGGCCTCAAGCGTTTCATCTTCGGCCTGGAATCCACGACGAACCTGGATCACCAGTACCCCTGGGGTCTGTGGATCGGAGTCGACGTGGCAAGCGGCGTTGCGCTGGCGGCGGGCGGTTTTACGACAGCGTTCCTTGCTCATATCATACATCGTGAAAGATATCACGCAATCGTCCGACCGGCACTCCTGACAGCGATGCTTGGTTACACGTTCGTCTGTCTGGGTCTCCAAGTAGACCTGGGGCGATACTACAACGTCTGGCACCCGATGTTCATGTGGCAGGGCAACTCCGTGCTCTTTGAAGTCGGCATGTGCGTGATGTGCTATCTGACAGTCCTCTACCTGGAATTCATGCCCATCGCGTGCGAGACTTTCATGGCTCAGGATCGCTTCCCACGGATCAAGAAACTTGCAACCTTCGCTTACGGCAAGGTGAACAAGATCATGTTCCTTCTGGTGATCGCAGGCGTCGTTCTTTCCTGCCTGCATCAGTCGTCACTGGGAACGTTAATGGTGATCGCGCCGTCGAAGCTGCATCCTCTCTGGTGGACGCCTCTGTCGCCGTTGCTCTTCCTTCTATCCGCGATCGCGGTCGGTTTCCCGATGGCTATCTGGGAATCGCTGCTCGCGAGCAAGTCATTCAAACTGAAGCCCGAAATGGACGTCCTTGGACCATTGGCGCGCCTTATTCCATTCACGTTGGGCGTGTACCTGATCATCAAGATCGGCGACATGATCTGGCGCGGGACCTATACGTATCTGGGCGATGGTTCAGTGGAGAGCATCTGCTGGATCATTGAAGTCGGTGCCGGTGTGATTCTGCCGATCGTCATGTTCGCCATACCGAAAGTCCGCCGCTCGCCGAAGTTGCTCTTCATCCCGGCGACGCTGGCCGTGCTTGGCGTGTTGTTCAATCGCGTGAACGTATTCGTGATCGGCTACAACCCGCCGTACACGGACAAGACGTACGTTCCGTCCATCGGAGAATTCGCCGTCACGATCGGGCTGATTGCCACGTTGATGCTGGTCTATCGCGTGATCGTCACTTTCTTCCCAGTCATCAGCCAGCCGAAGGCGAAGGTAGCCGCATGA
- the mdh gene encoding malate dehydrogenase codes for MPRRFKISVVGAGHVGATAAHWAASRELGDVVLLDIADGIPQGKGLDLYESSPVYGFDSKVVGTNDYADTKDSDIVIITAGLPRKPGMSRDDLLAANAKIMKDCADRAAKASPNSILIIVANPLDAMCHVAKEVSGFPKNRVVGMAGILDTARYRTFLAEAINVSVKDIQALVLGGHGDTMVPLISYTTVSGIPITHFLSEDQLAPIVERARKGGGEIVAYLKTGSAFYAPSAAAIQMAEAILKDQKRILPCAALCEGEFGIDGLYVGVPVMLGANGVEKILEVELTEDEKAALAKSAGAVKELVDKL; via the coding sequence ATGCCCCGTCGTTTTAAGATTTCTGTGGTTGGTGCCGGCCACGTCGGCGCCACGGCAGCTCACTGGGCTGCCAGCCGGGAGCTCGGCGATGTCGTGCTTCTCGACATTGCCGATGGAATCCCCCAGGGCAAAGGCCTGGATCTGTACGAATCCAGCCCCGTATACGGATTCGACTCGAAGGTCGTCGGCACGAATGACTACGCCGACACGAAGGATTCGGACATCGTGATCATCACGGCCGGCCTGCCGCGCAAGCCGGGCATGAGCCGCGACGATCTGCTGGCCGCAAACGCGAAGATCATGAAGGACTGCGCCGATCGCGCCGCGAAGGCTTCGCCGAACTCGATCCTGATCATCGTGGCGAACCCGCTGGATGCCATGTGCCACGTTGCAAAGGAAGTCTCCGGCTTCCCGAAGAACCGCGTCGTCGGCATGGCGGGTATCCTCGACACCGCGCGCTATCGCACATTCCTGGCCGAAGCGATCAACGTCTCCGTGAAGGACATCCAGGCCCTCGTGCTAGGCGGACACGGTGATACGATGGTTCCGCTGATCTCCTACACGACCGTCAGCGGCATTCCAATCACGCACTTCTTGTCCGAAGATCAGTTGGCCCCGATCGTCGAGCGCGCCCGCAAGGGCGGCGGCGAGATCGTCGCCTACCTGAAGACCGGCAGCGCGTTCTATGCTCCGTCGGCCGCGGCGATCCAGATGGCAGAGGCGATCCTGAAGGATCAGAAGCGTATCCTACCGTGTGCTGCGCTGTGCGAAGGCGAATTCGGCATCGATGGCCTGTACGTCGGCGTGCCCGTGATGCTGGGCGCAAACGGCGTGGAGAAGATCCTCGAAGTCGAGCTGACCGAAGATGAGAAGGCTGCCCTGGCGAAGAGCGCGGGCGCCGTGAAGGAACTCGTGGATAAGCTGTAG
- a CDS encoding GNAT family acetyltransferase produces the protein MVFQILRYNDSHHRGGVVDLWNEVFQYSAPHNEPGLSIDRKMAVDDGLFLVAVDSNGIVIGTIMGGYDGHRGWIYSLAVEPSHQRMGIGASLLGHVEKMLIALGCLKINLQILPGNEQVQEFYRRFGYATEERINMGKKIDENQ, from the coding sequence ATCGTCTTTCAAATACTGCGTTACAACGACTCGCATCACCGGGGCGGTGTGGTTGATCTTTGGAATGAGGTCTTCCAGTACAGTGCGCCTCACAACGAACCGGGCCTTTCGATTGATCGGAAAATGGCCGTGGACGATGGCTTGTTCCTGGTCGCTGTGGATTCGAACGGCATTGTGATCGGCACGATTATGGGAGGCTATGATGGTCATCGGGGCTGGATCTACTCTCTCGCGGTCGAACCATCTCACCAGAGAATGGGTATCGGCGCATCGCTTCTTGGGCACGTCGAGAAGATGCTGATCGCTCTTGGGTGTCTGAAGATCAACCTGCAGATTCTTCCCGGCAACGAGCAGGTGCAGGAGTTCTATCGCCGGTTCGGCTATGCGACGGAAGAACGCATCAACATGGGCAAGAAGATCGACGAGAATCAGTGA
- a CDS encoding HAMP domain-containing protein yields MLKLNTDPAETTPEANLGQLDRVETRQVRLVVSIPALMFLLTLASTVVFHLYLSNIADKLPTEQLQSDARREAGIVLLIGLGVSILAGGAGIALAYSIVVPLKDLVGSMRQVALGDLTSKADVPRLGELHVLGSTFNRMVEQLQELFEQRDQQMRSSARGTVLTLDEGGRVLAADGSVRRILGIDGGDLLGKELLPRLRERLSDSRNRPFLKALELTYKEAQSGRLGVQTVDLQREEGEDPILCSISLTPMESPEQGGPSLLLDLRDLSAMRGFYEQIQRADRLAAIGTLATGIAHEIRNPLASIRAMAQLLQESATESPGEGARNYLERVLREVDRLERLVASIMDFASQEEVPARATDLNSVAHDAHEAARHRVCSRAMDGGWDTEWDLAEDLPTVLIEEARVSQALLNLMVNAMEAVCERTGGLVRIESRHEPGSSRPVVLRISNTSNPIPKEASERIFEPFYTTKAEGTGLGLPIAYQIVVANNGVLELDSSGGMVHFTVRFPLEGRRAKLPRS; encoded by the coding sequence ATGCTCAAACTCAACACCGATCCTGCAGAAACGACACCCGAAGCAAATCTCGGTCAACTCGATCGTGTCGAGACGCGACAGGTTCGCCTTGTCGTCTCAATTCCCGCGCTGATGTTCCTTCTGACGCTGGCATCAACGGTGGTCTTCCACCTTTACCTGTCAAACATCGCGGACAAGCTACCTACGGAGCAGTTGCAGTCGGATGCCCGCCGCGAAGCAGGCATTGTCCTCCTGATCGGCCTTGGTGTGTCGATTCTGGCGGGAGGGGCGGGAATCGCGCTCGCCTACTCGATTGTAGTTCCGCTGAAGGACCTGGTCGGTTCCATGCGACAGGTTGCGCTGGGCGACCTGACCAGCAAAGCTGATGTCCCTCGGCTGGGAGAGTTGCACGTTCTCGGTTCGACGTTTAACCGAATGGTCGAGCAATTGCAGGAGCTGTTCGAGCAGCGCGATCAGCAGATGCGCAGTTCCGCCAGGGGGACAGTGCTGACATTAGACGAAGGCGGTCGTGTCCTCGCCGCCGATGGTTCAGTGCGCCGGATCCTGGGCATCGATGGTGGAGATCTGCTGGGGAAGGAACTCCTCCCTCGCCTGAGGGAGCGGCTGAGCGATTCACGGAATCGCCCCTTCCTGAAGGCGCTGGAATTGACGTACAAGGAAGCTCAATCCGGGCGTCTCGGAGTCCAGACCGTCGACTTGCAGCGTGAGGAGGGCGAGGACCCGATCCTGTGCTCGATCAGCCTGACGCCAATGGAGTCGCCCGAGCAGGGCGGGCCAAGCCTCCTGCTCGACCTGCGCGACCTTTCCGCCATGCGTGGGTTTTATGAGCAGATTCAGCGCGCGGATCGATTGGCGGCGATTGGAACGCTGGCGACCGGCATCGCACACGAAATCCGGAATCCACTGGCTTCGATCCGGGCCATGGCGCAGTTGCTGCAGGAAAGCGCCACCGAGAGCCCCGGAGAGGGAGCACGAAACTACCTCGAGCGCGTGCTGCGCGAGGTCGATCGCCTGGAGCGCCTGGTTGCCAGTATCATGGACTTTGCCAGCCAGGAAGAAGTGCCGGCCCGTGCAACCGACCTGAACTCTGTCGCGCATGACGCTCACGAGGCCGCCCGTCACCGCGTGTGCAGCCGAGCAATGGACGGCGGGTGGGATACAGAATGGGATCTGGCGGAGGACCTGCCGACGGTCCTGATCGAAGAAGCGCGCGTCAGCCAGGCGCTCCTGAATCTGATGGTGAACGCGATGGAGGCGGTCTGCGAACGAACGGGCGGGTTGGTTCGCATCGAATCGCGGCACGAACCCGGGTCATCGCGCCCCGTGGTCCTCCGGATCAGCAACACCAGCAATCCGATTCCGAAGGAAGCGTCCGAGCGAATCTTTGAGCCATTCTACACGACGAAGGCCGAAGGAACAGGTCTCGGGCTGCCGATTGCCTACCAGATTGTCGTTGCGAATAACGGTGTCCTGGAACTGGATAGCAGTGGTGGAATGGTGCACTTCACGGTGCGTTTCCCGCTCGAAGGCCGGCGTGCAAAGCTGCCGAGAAGCTGA
- a CDS encoding class I SAM-dependent methyltransferase, whose product MTKPWYEAAFGADYMKRYAHRDDREAKSAVRTFIDRADLPEGSRVLDFCCGAGRHMAILAEEAMDVYGMDLSRDLLREAADLFVEPPLARADMRRVPFADHAFDAVTHFFTAFGYFETDEENLSVFDEIARVLCRGGVYLFDFLSAPAVIRQFEATAELHNVEQLGGNMHLESTRRLTAGAVRVEKEMRFEEDGRIERTITESVRLFRPETLREALNKSGFDLQEEWGDYKGTPYEESEATRWVALARRR is encoded by the coding sequence ATGACGAAACCCTGGTACGAAGCCGCCTTTGGGGCGGACTATATGAAGCGCTACGCCCATCGCGATGATCGCGAGGCGAAGAGCGCCGTTCGCACGTTCATTGATCGCGCCGATCTGCCGGAGGGATCCCGCGTGCTCGACTTCTGCTGTGGAGCAGGACGCCACATGGCGATTCTGGCAGAAGAAGCCATGGACGTTTACGGAATGGATCTCTCGCGCGATTTGTTGCGCGAAGCGGCCGACCTCTTCGTCGAGCCCCCGCTCGCCCGCGCCGATATGCGCCGCGTCCCATTTGCCGATCACGCGTTCGATGCGGTCACGCACTTCTTCACCGCGTTCGGCTACTTCGAGACGGACGAGGAGAATCTGTCGGTCTTCGACGAAATCGCGCGTGTGCTGTGCCGCGGCGGTGTGTACCTGTTCGATTTTCTCTCTGCGCCCGCCGTTATCCGGCAGTTCGAGGCTACCGCCGAATTGCACAACGTGGAGCAATTGGGCGGCAACATGCACCTGGAATCCACGCGGCGTCTGACCGCTGGTGCGGTTCGTGTGGAAAAGGAAATGCGATTCGAGGAAGACGGTCGCATCGAGCGAACAATCACGGAGTCTGTCCGTCTGTTTCGGCCGGAGACGCTTCGGGAAGCGCTCAACAAGAGCGGCTTCGACTTGCAGGAAGAGTGGGGAGACTACAAGGGCACGCCGTACGAAGAATCCGAGGCAACGCGCTGGGTCGCCCTCGCGCGCCGGAGGTAA
- the bcp gene encoding thioredoxin-dependent thiol peroxidase, translating to MAKSQDPTTSELVGKKAPTFTLPDQNGKKRKLSDYKGQWVVLFAYPKDATPGCTKEACGFRDAAADFRKLGAQVLGISILDTASKKKFADKHGLSYPLLADEDHAVAEKYGFWKEKSMYGKKFMGINRETFVIDPEGKIAAHWQKASGNEAHSAEVLEWIKAKVE from the coding sequence ATGGCGAAGTCCCAAGATCCAACAACCTCCGAACTGGTGGGCAAGAAAGCCCCGACCTTCACCCTCCCCGACCAGAACGGGAAGAAGCGCAAGCTGTCCGATTACAAGGGGCAGTGGGTTGTCCTATTCGCGTATCCGAAAGACGCCACACCGGGGTGTACAAAAGAAGCCTGCGGCTTTCGCGATGCGGCGGCGGACTTCAGGAAACTCGGCGCCCAGGTGCTCGGCATCTCAATTCTGGACACTGCCTCGAAGAAGAAGTTCGCCGACAAGCATGGCCTCAGCTATCCCCTGCTGGCGGACGAGGATCATGCCGTCGCGGAGAAGTACGGTTTCTGGAAGGAGAAATCAATGTACGGGAAGAAGTTCATGGGGATCAATCGCGAGACGTTTGTGATCGATCCGGAAGGCAAGATCGCCGCGCATTGGCAGAAGGCCAGCGGGAATGAGGCACACAGCGCGGAAGTGCTGGAGTGGATCAAGGCGAAGGTAGAGTGA
- a CDS encoding ribonuclease H-like domain-containing protein, protein MDFRSRMDDINRRKRQQEDILKAFREGKFDHIYRASELFERREAEPPREQRLLEALPHGRFEEDGDSRFVLLESRLKPDGAEQAYKLPIDSAEAFDRHDLFRHLAPDVEDLDEPLRVSDIAFVDTETTGLSGGTGMVAFLIGVGWFEIDEQGRPSEFVIEQYFIEDFCHEPLMLDRLVERLRPFRAFCTYNGKTFDLPLLRTRGVMNRLRPTIWRKPNLDLLHFSRRLWRGAFESVSLSAVEANVFELTREKDVGGAEIPAIWLDFVRTGRCERLLPVLHHNAQDIASLGSLLSRLLLCLAEPETPGVLTRASEFCGMSRWYEQQGDRQTAARLLERGLEVMREAAEEDAALAKLALLHRREKAWDRAVEIWENMLQRPLSVSHAAYVELAKYYEHQTKDFGRAAELVQQCLRQMELEEELSRLTGRGMGPAVPPGTVEALAHRLERLERRRARTKS, encoded by the coding sequence ATGGACTTCCGTTCCCGCATGGATGACATCAATCGACGCAAGCGCCAGCAGGAGGACATCCTGAAGGCGTTTCGCGAGGGGAAGTTCGATCATATCTATCGTGCGAGCGAACTGTTCGAACGGCGCGAGGCAGAGCCTCCGCGGGAGCAACGTCTGCTCGAAGCTCTCCCCCACGGGCGATTCGAAGAAGACGGTGATTCGCGGTTTGTACTGCTGGAATCCCGCCTCAAACCAGACGGGGCGGAGCAAGCGTACAAATTGCCGATTGATTCTGCAGAGGCGTTCGATCGGCACGATCTGTTCCGACACCTTGCGCCGGACGTGGAAGACCTGGACGAGCCGCTGCGGGTTTCGGACATCGCATTTGTCGATACGGAAACGACCGGCCTCTCCGGGGGCACAGGGATGGTGGCCTTCCTGATCGGCGTCGGCTGGTTCGAGATCGATGAACAAGGGCGGCCTTCGGAATTTGTGATCGAGCAGTATTTCATCGAAGATTTCTGCCACGAACCATTGATGCTGGACCGATTGGTGGAGCGACTGCGTCCCTTCCGCGCGTTCTGCACGTACAATGGGAAGACATTCGATCTGCCGCTGCTGCGAACGCGCGGAGTGATGAATCGACTGCGTCCGACCATCTGGCGAAAACCCAATCTGGACTTGCTGCACTTCTCACGCCGCCTGTGGCGCGGGGCATTCGAAAGCGTGTCTCTCTCCGCCGTGGAAGCGAACGTCTTCGAACTGACACGCGAGAAAGATGTCGGCGGTGCGGAGATTCCAGCGATCTGGTTGGACTTTGTGCGAACGGGGCGCTGTGAAAGACTTCTGCCCGTGCTGCATCACAATGCGCAGGACATTGCGTCGCTCGGCAGTTTGCTGTCGCGATTGCTGTTGTGTCTCGCCGAGCCGGAGACGCCTGGAGTCTTAACGCGCGCGAGTGAATTCTGCGGCATGTCGCGTTGGTATGAGCAGCAAGGCGATCGCCAAACGGCGGCTCGATTGCTCGAGCGTGGTCTCGAAGTCATGCGGGAAGCAGCGGAAGAGGATGCCGCGCTGGCGAAGCTCGCTCTGCTGCACCGGCGAGAGAAAGCATGGGATCGCGCCGTGGAAATCTGGGAAAACATGCTCCAGCGACCGCTTTCCGTGAGTCATGCCGCGTACGTTGAATTGGCGAAGTACTACGAACATCAAACGAAGGATTTCGGTCGCGCCGCCGAGTTGGTTCAACAATGTCTGAGGCAGATGGAGTTGGAGGAGGAGCTTTCGCGCCTGACCGGCCGAGGAATGGGGCCAGCGGTTCCCCCGGGGACCGTGGAAGCACTCGCGCACCGATTGGAAAGACTGGAGCGCCGTCGAGCGCGCACGAAATCATGA
- a CDS encoding alpha/beta hydrolase, with product MRQNENVLSDIPYADKSSAQKMDVFVPDGQGPFPAVILVHGGAFMFGDKSSTHVWAKALVASGYLAAAINYRLSGEAIFPANIQDVKAAIRFLRANSERFRVRPDAVGIWGDSAGGYLAALAGTSGGVEELEDLSLGNREFSSRVQAVVDWYGPTNFLEMDEHFQESGKGEPTHSLPDSPESSMLGATITEVPDLVAKANPETYIAPDNPPFLVQHGTEDGIVPVEQSIFFAKKLRTVLGADSVTLDLLDGAGHGGERFESPTNFARVFEFLDRLLRP from the coding sequence ATGCGCCAGAACGAGAATGTGCTTTCGGATATCCCGTACGCCGACAAATCTTCTGCACAGAAGATGGATGTTTTCGTGCCGGACGGGCAGGGACCATTTCCAGCCGTCATCCTCGTCCATGGCGGTGCCTTTATGTTCGGCGACAAGTCGAGCACCCACGTTTGGGCGAAGGCACTCGTGGCTTCCGGCTACCTGGCAGCCGCGATCAACTATCGCCTCAGTGGCGAAGCAATCTTCCCCGCGAACATTCAGGATGTGAAGGCAGCCATCCGCTTCCTTCGCGCGAACTCAGAGCGGTTTCGCGTGAGGCCCGATGCGGTTGGCATCTGGGGCGATTCCGCAGGCGGATACCTTGCGGCGCTTGCCGGAACCAGCGGGGGAGTCGAAGAGTTGGAAGACCTGTCGCTTGGGAATCGCGAGTTCTCAAGTCGGGTCCAGGCTGTTGTCGACTGGTACGGTCCGACGAACTTCCTCGAGATGGATGAGCATTTCCAAGAGAGCGGCAAGGGCGAACCGACACACAGCCTTCCAGATTCGCCCGAAAGCAGCATGCTCGGTGCAACGATCACGGAAGTTCCTGACCTTGTTGCGAAGGCCAACCCAGAAACCTACATCGCCCCCGACAATCCGCCCTTCCTCGTCCAGCATGGAACTGAGGATGGCATCGTTCCCGTCGAGCAATCGATCTTCTTCGCCAAGAAGCTCAGAACCGTGCTCGGCGCGGACTCGGTCACTCTCGACCTACTGGATGGCGCGGGACATGGAGGAGAACGATTCGAATCTCCCACGAACTTCGCCAGGGTTTTCGAGTTTCTTGATCGGCTCCTGAGGCCGTAG
- a CDS encoding metallophosphoesterase yields the protein MRIVVAADLHLEITGKEPIRHLVASIEHEGPDLLVLAGDLGNPSMLFSESLAEFLKLDCPVLVLTGNHDLWNSPTEKSRELFDETLPKITARAGFFWLDGDKPFIAGNIGVAGSLGWYDYSAKDPSRELSDEEILGMKSRFAMDADRIDWEETDQEFAAECRDRLERQLEALEGDDRVEKVLVVTHVPIFENQIDRRPNDEHWSLGNPFFAHLTMGEQVRKFPKVRWTVSGHTHVGMNGVVERDGMAPIATAVIGSDYYKPAHVIVDTE from the coding sequence ATGAGGATCGTCGTCGCCGCTGATTTGCACCTTGAAATCACCGGGAAGGAGCCCATCCGGCACCTGGTTGCTTCGATCGAGCACGAAGGCCCGGACTTACTCGTTCTGGCCGGCGATCTTGGCAATCCGTCGATGCTGTTCAGCGAGTCGCTCGCTGAGTTCCTGAAGCTGGACTGCCCCGTCTTGGTGCTGACGGGGAATCACGATCTGTGGAACAGCCCGACGGAGAAGAGCCGCGAGCTGTTCGACGAGACGCTTCCGAAAATCACGGCGCGGGCAGGCTTTTTCTGGCTGGATGGCGACAAGCCGTTTATCGCTGGAAACATTGGAGTTGCCGGCTCACTCGGTTGGTATGACTACTCTGCGAAGGATCCGAGTCGGGAGCTCAGCGACGAGGAAATCCTGGGCATGAAGTCGCGATTCGCGATGGATGCCGATCGGATCGACTGGGAGGAGACCGACCAGGAGTTCGCCGCCGAATGCCGCGACCGGCTGGAGCGACAGCTCGAGGCCCTGGAGGGCGATGATCGCGTCGAGAAGGTCCTCGTCGTGACCCACGTCCCAATCTTCGAGAATCAGATCGACCGCCGGCCAAACGATGAACACTGGTCGCTTGGAAACCCCTTCTTCGCCCATCTGACCATGGGCGAGCAGGTCAGAAAGTTCCCCAAGGTCCGCTGGACCGTCAGCGGCCACACACACGTCGGCATGAACGGTGTCGTGGAACGCGACGGCATGGCCCCCATCGCGACGGCCGTGATCGGTTCCGACTACTACAAGCCTGCCCACGTGATCGTGGATACGGAGTGA
- a CDS encoding chalcone isomerase family protein produces the protein MPFRGGHLLEWWSLDVYTAAFYAPMDTKTYDELLDAKTPRRIVLRYHRSIDAEDIEKATRKGIKKNSNVDRRALEERLKKLYACYADVEEGDEYRIDYDPEARETSIYFNGELSCTIEGEDFAAAFFAIWTSTYALDSEMSESLTGMKQ, from the coding sequence GTGCCGTTTCGCGGGGGGCATCTGCTCGAGTGGTGGTCGCTCGATGTCTACACCGCCGCCTTCTATGCTCCGATGGACACGAAGACCTACGACGAGCTTCTTGATGCGAAGACACCAAGGCGCATTGTCTTGCGCTATCATCGTTCAATCGATGCTGAGGATATCGAGAAGGCGACCCGCAAGGGGATTAAGAAGAATTCCAATGTTGACCGTCGCGCTCTGGAGGAACGTCTGAAGAAGCTCTACGCCTGCTACGCCGATGTCGAAGAGGGCGATGAGTACCGAATCGATTACGATCCGGAAGCGCGTGAAACTTCGATCTACTTCAATGGTGAATTGAGCTGCACGATCGAGGGCGAGGACTTCGCTGCAGCCTTCTTTGCAATCTGGACTTCAACGTATGCGCTGGATTCAGAGATGAGCGAATCTCTCACCGGAATGAAACAGTAA
- a CDS encoding DinB family protein, producing the protein MSETELLRDVLKSQYHAALAMLRQCVEPCPDDLWISREYRNTFWQLAYHTLFFTHLYIQPDSESFQPWEQQVSNVQCPDCIPGPPDPTSDLPPIPDPHTREQILQYWDFCDGLVNDAIDSMDILSPESGFWWYKVPKLEHQLVNIRHIQHGAAQLADRLRLKLDVGIDWRGAKRD; encoded by the coding sequence ATGAGCGAGACGGAACTGCTTCGCGACGTGTTGAAGAGCCAATATCACGCGGCACTGGCGATGCTGCGCCAGTGCGTCGAGCCATGCCCGGATGACCTGTGGATCAGCCGGGAATACCGAAACACATTCTGGCAACTGGCTTACCATACGCTTTTCTTCACGCACCTTTATATCCAGCCCGATTCCGAATCCTTCCAGCCATGGGAGCAGCAGGTCTCGAACGTCCAGTGCCCCGACTGCATCCCGGGGCCGCCCGATCCGACGAGCGACCTGCCGCCGATTCCGGATCCTCACACACGCGAGCAGATTCTGCAGTATTGGGATTTCTGCGATGGGCTGGTGAATGACGCGATCGATTCGATGGATATTCTGAGCCCCGAGAGTGGGTTCTGGTGGTACAAGGTGCCGAAGCTCGAACATCAGCTTGTCAACATTCGGCACATCCAACACGGTGCCGCGCAACTGGCGGACCGGCTGCGGCTGAAACTCGATGTGGGAATCGATTGGCGGGGCGCAAAACGGGACTGA